The following are encoded in a window of Deinococcus humi genomic DNA:
- a CDS encoding AfsR/SARP family transcriptional regulator, translated as MSQEQHRTAHLAPISPPRYLLRSLGNADVIVEGVSVVWPARSAEELLWYLHAHPRGRYRHDILAELWDLEDTRAAANRFRVALHRLRSTLGHSDAVVEEHGRYTLHADLQAASDTFALHRALAASRDLTEPRQQEELLRQALASADGEYLPHLQGEWVEAARSQHRSAVVEGRLTLSLLHCAARECPLAAASLVRAAETDPLIGEDHHQRLMVCLTMTRDKYAAIEHYRRYRHYLAEEVGDTPMQDTVDLAERLKADARPCEHGPYMLTRN; from the coding sequence GTGTCTCAAGAACAACACAGAACTGCCCACCTCGCCCCCATTTCGCCGCCGCGCTACCTGCTGCGTTCGCTGGGCAACGCAGATGTGATTGTGGAGGGCGTGAGCGTGGTGTGGCCCGCCCGCAGTGCCGAGGAATTGCTGTGGTATCTGCACGCCCATCCGCGAGGCCGGTACCGCCATGACATCCTGGCCGAGCTGTGGGACCTGGAAGACACGCGTGCGGCGGCGAACCGCTTTCGGGTCGCCTTGCACCGTCTGCGCTCCACGCTGGGGCATTCGGACGCTGTGGTGGAGGAGCATGGCCGCTACACCCTGCACGCTGATCTCCAGGCCGCCAGCGACACGTTCGCCCTGCACAGGGCGCTGGCAGCCTCCAGAGACCTGACCGAGCCGCGTCAACAGGAGGAACTCCTCCGTCAGGCCCTCGCCAGCGCAGACGGCGAGTACCTGCCGCACCTCCAGGGTGAGTGGGTGGAGGCCGCCCGCAGCCAGCACCGCTCCGCCGTCGTCGAGGGCCGCCTGACCCTCTCGCTGCTGCATTGTGCCGCGCGTGAATGCCCACTGGCGGCTGCCTCGCTGGTGCGCGCCGCCGAGACCGATCCACTGATCGGTGAGGACCACCACCAGCGCCTGATGGTCTGCCTGACCATGACCCGCGACAAATACGCCGCCATTGAACATTACCGGCGCTACCGCCACTACCTTGCCGAGGAAGTGGGCGATACCCCCATGCAGGATACGGTGGACCTGGCTGAACGCCTGAAAGCCGACGCCCGCCCCTGCGAGCATGGGCCTTACATGCTGACCCGAAACTAA
- the paaI gene encoding hydroxyphenylacetyl-CoA thioesterase PaaI: MNYADLLGLSVLEATPARTRVRAAVTDAGLNMHGTAHGGLIFSLADEAFAVISNLEAQAVAVDTHLSFFRAAKSGDELVAVATPERVGRTLATYRVEIRRGEEGEVLALFTGTVSRRAREVQVD; this comes from the coding sequence ATGAATTACGCCGATCTGCTGGGACTGAGCGTGCTGGAAGCCACGCCCGCACGGACCCGCGTCCGCGCCGCCGTCACCGACGCGGGGCTGAATATGCACGGCACCGCACATGGCGGTCTGATCTTCAGTCTGGCCGACGAGGCGTTCGCGGTGATCAGCAACCTGGAGGCGCAGGCGGTGGCAGTGGACACCCACCTGAGTTTCTTTCGCGCCGCAAAAAGTGGGGACGAGCTGGTGGCCGTCGCCACGCCGGAGCGCGTGGGGCGCACCCTGGCCACCTACCGTGTGGAGATCCGGCGCGGTGAGGAGGGCGAGGTGCTGGCTCTGTTCACAGGTACAGTGTCGAGACGCGCGCGGGAAGTTCAGGTGGACTGA
- a CDS encoding NAD(P)/FAD-dependent oxidoreductase: MPGKPDVLIVGAGLAGLALAHDLQVQGRGVRVLDKSRGVSGRAATRRTPPSAPQYSEARLDHGARYFTARHPRTVALAESGVAAGWNRVWAQGFAAWEDGQITPPAQDGHPRYAPPAGMSTLGRELARGLDVQTGQEVSSLERLPGGWRVHSRDGVVGETERLVLNLPAPQALALLDPLLDETEDLEELRDTAERLRHVAYAPCWAAGVVLEQDIGANWPALSLKGHPVLDWIAREHTKRAAGHPPALMLQASAEWSRARLERRPDELLPELLSSVADVLGEQVKVNHAFAHRWRYATPERRVSGPCRWDAQLGLGLCGDGFTPDEHGPRVEAALLSGWALATRMGGE; the protein is encoded by the coding sequence ATGCCGGGTAAGCCGGACGTGCTGATCGTCGGCGCGGGGCTGGCTGGGCTGGCGCTGGCCCACGACCTGCAGGTCCAGGGCCGGGGCGTGCGCGTGCTGGACAAGTCGCGTGGGGTATCGGGCCGCGCGGCCACCCGCCGGACCCCACCCTCGGCACCCCAATATTCAGAAGCCCGCCTGGACCACGGCGCACGGTATTTCACCGCCCGTCATCCCCGCACCGTGGCGCTGGCCGAAAGCGGCGTGGCAGCAGGTTGGAACCGCGTCTGGGCGCAGGGTTTTGCGGCCTGGGAAGACGGGCAGATCACGCCCCCGGCTCAGGACGGCCACCCCCGCTACGCCCCACCCGCCGGGATGAGCACCCTGGGCCGCGAGCTGGCACGCGGGTTGGACGTGCAGACCGGACAGGAAGTGAGCAGTCTGGAACGCTTGCCCGGTGGCTGGCGCGTGCATTCGCGTGACGGCGTGGTGGGCGAGACCGAGCGGCTGGTGCTGAATCTCCCCGCTCCGCAGGCGCTGGCCCTACTGGACCCGCTGCTGGACGAGACGGAGGATCTTGAGGAGTTGCGGGACACTGCCGAGAGGCTGCGCCACGTGGCATACGCCCCGTGCTGGGCGGCGGGCGTAGTACTCGAGCAGGACATCGGGGCCAACTGGCCTGCCCTGAGCCTCAAGGGTCATCCAGTGCTGGACTGGATTGCACGTGAACACACCAAACGCGCCGCAGGCCACCCCCCCGCGCTGATGCTCCAGGCCTCGGCGGAGTGGTCCCGCGCCCGGCTGGAACGCCGTCCGGACGAGCTGCTGCCCGAACTGCTGTCATCGGTGGCAGACGTGCTGGGAGAGCAGGTCAAGGTCAACCACGCCTTCGCCCACCGCTGGCGCTACGCCACCCCAGAACGCCGCGTTTCTGGCCCCTGCCGGTGGGACGCGCAGCTTGGCCTGGGCCTGTGCGGCGACGGCTTCACGCCTGACGAGCACGGCCCACGCGTGGAGGCCGCCCTGCTGAGCGGCTGGGCGCTGGCAACACGGATGGGCGGCGAATGA